A window of Babesia microti strain RI chromosome III, complete genome contains these coding sequences:
- a CDS encoding 14 kDa phosphohistidine phosphatase (overlaps_old_locusTagID:BBM_III00735), producing the protein MIESEDKYLDLPLVVIDEGTFKYVLLSLCPSNTSSGGDPVYFIRGDSSCEYHVEVIGHLHQRLVKMGCDPKICGGGRIFHQAITKEINIYGYSVQYGQADHSITARILENMLPDYKITCSNEGY; encoded by the exons ATGATCGAATCAGAGGATAAGTACTTAGATCTGCCACTGGTGGTTATTGACGAGGGTACTTTCAAATATGTGCTTCTATCACTATGTCCCTCAAATACATCCTCCGGTGGTGATCCAGTCTATTTTATAAGGGGAGACTCTTCATGTGAATACCACGTAGAAGTGATTGGCCATCTGCACCAGCGGCTGGTCAAAATGGGTTGTGATCCTa aaatttgcGGGGGAGGTAGGATTTTCCACCAGGCGATTACGAAGGAAATCAACATCTACGGCTACTCTGTACAATATGGGCAAGCAGATCACTCAATCACAGCGAGAATTTTGGAGAATATGCTACCAGactataaaattacatgtTCAAATGAAGGCTATTGA